Genomic segment of Candidatus Protochlamydia amoebophila UWE25:
AAGTGATTAATCCAATTCCGAGAAGAATGCAAAAAAACAATAATAGATACGATAAACGGTATGAAAAAAAAGAGCGCATGAACTGTAGCCTTATAAAGTTTTACCTTTTATTATACAGGTAAATTTAAAAAATGGACTTTGGCTAAGTTGCTATTCTTTACCGTCTTTGAAATATATTCTAACGTTCGTGTATGTACAGATGAAATGCTTAACAACTCCAAATCTAGATTGTCAGCTTAGCCAAAATTTTAGTTTTCGAATCCACTTATGTATAAAAACAATTTTCCTCTTTGAGAGAAGCTATAAGATAATTTACAAAATCTTAAATGTCAATCGATGTTAAGATTTGATTAACTATTTATTTGGTTTTGATTAAATGGGGCTAAATTCGTAGCAATGTGAGATTTTAATTGTGAGAAAAAAATCTTAAATAAGATAAATTAATAATACTTAAGTATAAAAATGAAGTAATTTAATAAAAATTAAAAGAAATTTAGTTATTCTTAGAATTAAAAGCTTGCTAATGGAATTAAGTTTAATAAATTTTTAATTTATTTTTTATCCTATATGGTTTAATCTGTTTCCCAGCATTTAGGATTATAAAATTGGGTATTCCATCCTCCTCCTAAAGCTTTGATCAAACGAATTGTTGAAATATATCGCTCACCTAGTACAATAACAGTATTTTGTTCTGTTTCCAGAAGAGTGCGTTCAGCATCCACAACGTCTAAATAATTAATAAGACCTCTTTCGTAGCGCATTTGAGATAATTTAAGGGTTTCTTTTGCAGCTTTCACACCAGCTTCTAATGCTTCTGCTTGTAAGGCTTTTTGACGGAGATTAACTAATGAATCTTCTACATCTTGAAAAGCAATTAATACATTTTCTTGATAATTAGCTAGAGTCTCTCGAAAACGAGATTTTGTGAAAGCTAAGTTGGCGCAATTTCTTCCTCCATCGAAAACAGTTTGTATTAGATTCAAACCAATTTCCCAAAGCCGAGCTTTCCAAGAAATTAAAGAATGAACAAACGGGCTTTCAAGTCCAAAACCCGCATTTAAATTCATTGTGGGAAAAAAAGAAGCATAAGCAATTCCAATTTCCGCGTAAGAAGCTGCAAGATTTCTTTCAGCTTCCGCAATGTCTGGTCTTCTGTAAAGAAGTTCAGAAGGGAGCCCCGTTGGGATGGAAGGTGGAAGAGCATTAATGGGGTTAAATTTGATAGAAAAAACAGTGGCGGGGGTTCCGGTTAAAGTTGCAATAATATTTTCTTGTAAACTTCGAAGACGTTGGATGTTGGCAAGATCTGAGCGAGCTCTTGCAAGCTCTACTTTAGCTCGACTGACATCAGAATAAACAATTAAACCAGCATTAAAGCGTGCTTGATTAATATCAAAAGCTTTTTGTCTTGCTTCAATTGTTCTTTGTAAAATTGCTTGTTGAGAATCTAAATCACGCAATTGGAAGTAGTTTGAAGCAATATCAGCTGTTAACGTTAGTAAAATGCTTAAATAAGCTTGAGTAGATGCTTGAGATCGAAAAATAGCTGATTCATAGGTGTTGGTTAGCTTAGACCATAAATCTAATTCGTAGTTAAAATCAAAGGATAAAAAATATTGAGATTGAATACCTCGAACAGTCTGAGGTAAATTGCTGAACATTGCATCTGGTGGATTGTTTTGTTGGGAAGAAGGAATCGCTTTTCCAAGGGCGTTTTTTTGTAACATTCCAGATCGTGCATAAGAAGGAGAAAAATTGACAGTAGGAAACAGAGACGCTCGATCAATACGAGCAATTGCCCGAGATTGTATCACCCGTTCGAATGCTGCCCCAAGAGTATGATTTAATTCCAAAGCCTGCTCTTCTAACTTATTCAAAATAGGATCATCAAAAATTTCCCACCAGTAATCTAAATCTTTTTTTGATTGTTCGAAACGTTGCTCTTGCTCTTGATTAAAACTTGATGTTTCTTTCTTTGCTAAATTGGAAGGGCCTTCATTAACGGAATCCTTTTCCCATTTTTCAGGGGTGCTTATCTTACTTGCATTTTTCCAGACCTGAGGAGTCGTTATAAGAGGGGCTTGATATGGGGCAATTAATCGGCAACTTTGAAAGCTTACACAAATCAACAGCAGAATTAAAAAACGATTTAAAGTGGGAAAAATAAAAAATTTGATAACTTGCATGTTAACTTACGTTTCGAGTTCGTTTATAGATTTGTTTTGGTTACTAAAATTACGTTTTGGAAATGGTTAGGTAAGCAACCAATTAATGAAATTAACATATAAAGGAAATATAGTTTTGTAAAAAGTTTATTTCGCGGAAAAACAAAATTTAGGTTTAAAAACATCTAAAAAAAGTTTATCGATGACAAACTTCGATGACACATTTTTTTTCAGCAAGTTCATCGATTAACGCTGATAAACTTTCGCGATTGTCTTTGTCTAAATTAGCATCCCATTCGTCAAGCAAAAGAACATCTACATCAACCTTGTCAATAATTTCTAAGAGTCTACTTCGCAAAGACTCGCCTGTAGAATATTTATTTGTCTCAGAAATGAAGCTTAGCTGGTTTTGTGTCGGGAGAAAAAAAGCTCGGTCGCAAAGTGCATTTTTTACAAGCATAAGGACTGTTGACTTTCCTGCTCCATTTTCACCTCTTAATGTAATTCGACCAGATTGTTGAGTGAAAGTTAACAAATCTAAGTGGGAACTTAAGGTTGGAGGGACTGATAAAGACACATGGTCAGTTTTAGGTAAATTAGAAGCATCTAATTGAATTTTTGACCATTTGATTTTTTTCTCCATCATTTGTTGAGCATCAGTAGCGGGTTGAATGGTTTTATAAATTGATAGTAGCTTACTCCGATGCATTGTCCAGCGGAAAATTAAGCTAAGGGTTTGATAAGTATAAGATAAGATATTAAAAAGGATAGGGAGAGTGACTAAAAATGCTGTTAAATTAGCTACGCTATGACGATTTGTGTAAACATGGTAAACAACAACGATAAGTGAAGGAATGCAGGTCAGTAAAGAGATAACAATTGCTAAAACTTGATCAAATCGCTCTAAATCTACGTTCTTTTGCAAACATCGATTTAAACGTTGGGTCGTTCTATCTTCCCACAATTTAAAATTATACCGGTTGCCTAATAATACATTATCCCACGCAGCCAATAAAGATTGATAAAGATCTATCCGGGCTGTTAAAGCTTTTTTCGTTAAACGCCTTTGCAAGCGTCGTTTAGCTTTCATCACAACCAAAACTGTTAAAACACTAATAGCATACGCTAGTCCAAACAAAGGCTCGACGACAATTGACAGAGCAAAGATGTTAAAAAACACACTAATCACATAGGCATACAAATCATAAACATAATCGATTAGAGTTTGTAAAGCGTTGGGAGCTTCTGCAGTTAGAATAGAAAGTTTTTCTTCTCTTATTCCTTTATTATTCCATTCACCAATTTGATTGCGATTAGACGAGACAAATGCATTGATGAAAGAGCGTTGAGCTTCCTGGCGCCAAGAAATTTTTATAATGCTCGCCATACAACCGGGAATATAGGGAAATACTAAGGAAGTAAGATAGATAAATAAATAAGAAAAAAAAGCTTCTCCCGCTGTAATTTTTTTAACAATTATTACTAGCCAAATTGTTGATGAAGCTTCGATAAGTTGTTGAAAAGTGAGGAGGGCAAAGCATCCAAATGCCCAGCGATTTGTTAAAAGGATCCAAAATTGCTTAAGTGTCTTCGGAGTAGAGGAGGAGGTATTAAACATAAAATGTTTTGCTAAGCCGCTATTTAAATGTGTTTTTATTTAGAATCTTTCAAAAAAAATTATATAGAAAAATTAAAATAATACTTATATATTTATGCCTGTTATTATCATTTCTTCCTCTATTAAGTTCTATAAAATATTTAGCTATAATGCTTCTACCACAAAATTTTATAAAGTTATGGGCTTATTGAAAATAAATGACAACAACACTTTATCATTCATTCAACTTATCGACAAGTTATGATTTAAAATTTTAATTCCTTAACTATCAAATACTTATGACTATCTTTTTTGAAACATAATAATTTCATTTTTAAATTTTTATATTAATAGTTTTGCCTACTTCTGCCCCTCTTTATGCCTTTATATTTCTTTAAAAATTAGATAATTAAATATATAATTTATTAGTAAATGTTTTTATCAATTTTTTTTGTTGAATTCTTTGTATGTAAAATATTATTTATTAATTAAAGTTTAATATTTTATTTAAATTTTAAATAATATTAACATGGGAATAAATATAAAAATATATTTATTTTAATAAATTTGTAAGATTATAAAATTAGTTAATAAAATTAATTGATTATAACTTTATTGATAATGAGAATTTACAAAAAATATTAAGATTAATATGTTTTTTCGAGCACATCAACTTTATTTGTGTGATCTTTCAGAAAAATTTAAAATCAACTTCATATTATGTAGTACAAATTGAAAACTTATTCATAACCGTAAATTAGTAAAATTAAAAGTTTAATCTATACATCAAGATTGGATTTAATTCATATCAGCCTTTTGAGAAACATAGGTATAAAGTGATTGGTTATCAGAAGCGTTTTCTATAGATTCATCAATCAATTTTAAAAAATTATTAATCCTATCCATTTGAGGGGAAGGGCGTACTGAGGCCATTAACCTTTCACTCTTGTCTATGGCATCGCAAACTTTTTTCGTTGTAATACTTTCCACTGCTCGCGCCGGTTGATAACCAATTGTTTTATCATGAAAAGAGATTGCAGATAAAATGCGATCGCTCTGTAAAGCCTCCAAAACAAGTTGTAGGTGATTAAGTGACATGCCTAATTCATGGGATAAAGCTCGATCAGTTAAAGGCATTTCATTTTTTACAAAAGCTTCAACACATCGATAAGTAATGAGTAAAGCAATAGCTTTATTAGAAAGGGGAGTGAGACGCCTTGCAGGAAGAAATAAATCATTTTCAATTTCAAAGGCCATTTCAGCGCCAGCTAGCAAAATATTCCAGCTAAATTGGAGCCAAATTAAAAATAGGGGTAAAGCTGCAAAGCTTCCGTAGATAGCTCCATAGCTAGCAACCCCAATTTGGAATTTAATGTAAATCCATTGCCAAATTTGAAAAGCTGTTCCTGCGACAATACCTGCAATCAAAGCGGATCTTAAATAAACTTTTGTATTAGGCATGAATAAATAGACAAAAGTAAAGAGGAGCCAGCCCAAAAAATAGGGGAAAAGCTTTAAAAGATAAAAAAGAAACGGACTAAGTGCTTCTACGATAATATTATTATGTGCTGTTTGAGTGATTTGTGTATTGATAAAAACATTTATACTACTTGAAGTGACGAGAAAAAGAGGAGCCACAAGCATGGCTGCTAAGTAATCGCTAATTTTTCGGCTATAGGGACGTGTGTGCCTGGTTTTCCAAATGGCGTTCAGAGCCATTTCAATATTATTCAAAAGCCCAAAAACTGTCCAAAGTAAGGTTAAAGTTCCAATCCCTGCTATGACACCGCCTTGAACAGTTTTTAACCATGTATAAGCAAATTCGATCACTTTTTCGACAAGCTCTTTTTGTTCAAGAAATTGTTGGTTAAGCTCTGATTCTAAAGCTTTTTCAAATCCAAATCCTTTAGCAATTCCAAATAAAACCGCCAAAACAGGAACAACTGATAATAAAGTATAAAATGTCAAAGCAGAAGCTTTAGCATAACAATCATCATCAATAAATCCTTTACAGGTATTAACTAAAACGCGAAAACACCTTTTAAAAAAAGAAGGAGAAATAAATTTTTCAGGAGAAGGACTTGAATGTATGTGCTGTTGACTATCAGTCATAAATTTTTTAATATTAAAATTAGGATTCTAACATTACATGCAATAAGGACTTTGTCAATAAACTTTTCGAAGATTCCCTTAATATTAAGCGAATAGAAATAAACTTCTATTCGCTTAATAAACAGCTTATATGGAAAAAGATGCTTTAAGTCGTTTAAATTGCTTAGGGTAGTCGAGTAATACATCAATTAAAATATCATGTGACACTATGTAGGAATGAGTTGGACAAAATAATGAAGCGATAATCATTCCTCCTGTTAGCATTGCATTAGCCGTATTGCGCTGAACGTCAGGATTATAAACGTCTTTTTTTAATTTCTCTTCCTCTTCTGGCAACCAAACTTGTTGCAACGTTCCATAAAGCAAAGAAAGAAGATCTATGACAAAGGCACGCTTTGTCAAATCTGAAATTTCTACCACTTTATTAATGAACGCATCTTTAGATATTGCATCTCTAAGGTCACTAAAAATGGCCGTAATGTGTTTAAATTGACTGTCCTCATCATTTGGTCCTGATATTCGCATCAAAATTCTTTTAAGAATGGCATAAGATTCAAAAATAGTAAAAGAGGATGGATCAACGTCTTGATAAAAAAATTCGTCTAATTTATCTAGGGTGTTAGATGGATTATTTTGTCGCATTAGACGTTGGCTTGGGCCCTCAGATCTTCCTTCTGGAACACCTTGCGAAGGGTAAAGTCTAGACAACATTGAGGAGATTAAACGATGTAATTGAAAGTTAAGAGTATCGCTACTTGCAAATTTTTGAATTGTTTTATCGATCATACGATTTTCTAAATCTTGACATAACTTTGGAATAATCAATCTAGAATCATCTATGTGATTTTTGATAATATTTAAATTTTCATACAAGTTCTTAAGTTGATCATAAGAGCATTGATCCAATACAGATTTGCTAAAATTACTAGATTGAATTAATTCCAGGAATTTTCCTTTTATAACTGTTATATCAGTTGGTTTTTCCAATTTTTTAAATTCTAAAACTCGTTTCGAAATTTTTCCATAATCTTTCGTTTGAATAGCGGTAGATTTAACTTTTAACTGAAAGCGTTGTGTAGGATCAATTTTTAATGATGTTAGCCAACGCAATGACCAGTTGATAGAATTTTGAATTTCTATGACTTTATCTTCTTCGGTTTTTAATACGGTCTTTAATTCAGTTCCTTTTTCTGGGCTTGAAGGGGGTCTTTTTGTTTTAGATTTTATTTTATCTTTTTGAGGGGTAGAAAAAATAGGAGTTTCAATGAGTGTCTTGGTAGCAGTACTAGCGGAAGGTAAATTTGAATCCCAAAAAGAGCTTGGCAAATCAAAAAAATCTGAACTTATAGGCTTAAGATTGACAGGTGAAGTGGTGGAAGGGGTAGAAGCAGTCACTTGAGAAGAAACTTCCGTTACCTGTTTAGAAGTTTGGTCACTGGATGAAGTCGTCTTGATCGGCCTAATTTGTTTTATAGCAGGCTCTTCTGTAGCTTGATGTAAAGGAAATTTTGGGTTCAAATTAGCATTTGGTAAACATGTCTCTGTTACAGTAGCAGGTTCCTTCAGTGCCTCTAGAGTTGAAGGGATAGAATTTGTTTCTGTTTGGAAATTATCAACTAAATTTTCGACTCTCATACCTTCTTTTTCAGCTATCAAAGAAGGTGTTTCTTCAAGATAATTTCGAGGAGCCGTTGGAGAAACCGGTTGGTCTTCAGCTAAATTAAAAGAACTCTGATAAAAATCATTAGATTGGGTAACTTTTGCTTTCAAATCTACATATGCATTTGTTTCTAATACAGTTACTTGTTGATGTAGAGTTGTTACAGATGTAATATTGGGTAATTCAACTGTAATATTGGGTAATTCAATGCTTTTTGAGTTAGGTTGATTTGCTCGAGCTGGCGTTGCAGTAGGCAAAACTTGTGGTATTTCTATTGAAATAGCATTTATTGAATGAGGAGTAGAATTTTTAGCTGATAATCCTTCTGTGGCTGGATTAACTGTTGGCATCGTAAGTTTTTGCATATCAGTAGAATCAGGTGAAGTAACAGCGATTGAACCTTGCCTTATTGAGTTACGTGGAATTTGTTTTTCAGATCTTGTGGGCGTAATATTAGATCCTGTGGGGGTAATAAAGGATGAAGATGAAGATCTAGGAATACAGATTGGTGAAGAAAGAGAAGCTGAATTGCTTGACGGTACAATTCGATTATCAGAGATTAATCCAGTATAAACGTGATATTGATAACATGCTTTGGGATTTCTTTGCATATAATAAGGGCCGAATAAAATATTAAAAGCCAACAATCCTGCTTTCCCTAAAAGACGATAAAAAGGTTCCGGATTTCTTTTAAATCCTTCATTTTGTACTGATTTAAAAAGAATATTTCCTATTACACAAATACATCCAGCAGCTTCGAAAATGGGAATTGCAAGCATTTTTAAATTTGCTTTAGCTAAATTCCCATTAGCAATATCGTTTTGAATTTGGTTCATCAACCTTTCTAAAGGAATTAATCCATGAATTTTCATTTTTGGCCCCTTGTATAATAAATAAAATAAAAAATTATAAAAACTTTTTTTTAAAAGTCAACGCAAAGATTATTTAATAAGGATAATTTAATTGTTGTTAATATTAAATATAAAGTTCTTTAGAACAATTTTCAACGTCTGATAACATATGTTATGTTTCTTTTATAGGGAGTTAATTTATTTGATCTCCAGATGCGTTAAAAAAAATAAAAGGCTATGATTAGGAAATAAATTTAAATTAACGAAATCGACCTCGAAAGGAGTTTTTTTATGGCTACAGCACTTTTAATTTTATTGGGAATCGTCATTGTAGTTTTTTTATGGGGTATGGGAGTTTACAATACTCTTGTTCGTTTACGTAATCAAGTCAACAATGCATGGGGCCAGATTGATGTTCAACTACAACGTCGCTATGATTTAATTCCCAATTTAGTGGAAGCTGTTAAAGGATATATGAGTTATGAAAAAAACACATTAGAAGCTGTAATTAGTGCGCGCAATCAAGCTCAAGCTGCACGCGGCCAAATTACCCAAAGTGGCGGTCCCACTGAGAGTTCTGCCAGTGCTGTTAAAAAATTAGTTACAGCTGATGCAGCGGTTAGAGGCGCTGTTACAAATATTATGGCTCTTGCAGAAAATTATCCGCAACTAAAAGCTAGTGAGAATATGCAACAGCTTCAAGAAGAATTAAGCTCAACAGAAAATAAAGTTGCCTTTGCTCGTCAAGCCTACAATGATAATGTCATGCTTTATAATACAGCTCAGCAAGAATTCCCCGCAGTATTATTTGTTACAATATTTGGGCATCATTCAGTGGAATTATTTCAAATTGATGATCAAAAAGCTAAACTAGCTCCAAAAATATCTTTTGATTAAGTAACTTATTTTAAAAAATAGAAGGATTCAGTGATGGCCATGAACTTTTGGGAAGCTCAGCGTGAAGCAAAGACAAAAACAACTCTTTATTTAGTGATCTTCTTTATTCTTACTCTTATCTCAGCAACACTTGCAGAAATATTGATGAGAGGCTTTGCACAAGATGGCTACCATACTGATTTTCCTTATATAGGCTTAGGATTTTTAAGTGTTATTTTTTGTGTGGCCGGATTCAATTATATGAATTATTTGCAAAATGGAGGTAGTTACGTAGCAGAGTCTTTAGGTGCGAGACTTGTCGACCCTAATACGCGCGATGGTAAAGAAAGGCAATTATTGAATATCGTGGAAGAAATTGCTTTGGCCACTTCTTTACCTATTCCTCCTGTGTACATTTTAGAAGCTCAAGAAATCAATGCTTTTGCGGCAGGAACTTCGTACGATAATGCAGCTATAACTGTCACACAAGGATGTTTATTAGCTTTGAATCGAGATGAATTGCAAGGAGTTTTAGCTCACGAATTCGGGCATATATATAATCGAGATATGCTGATTGGAATGCGTGTTGCGGCTATGATTATGGGATTCTTTATTGTCTCTTATATTGGACTTAGAATGTTACAAACCGCCCCTTATGCAAGAAGAGATGATAAGGAAGAACGTAAAAGTGGTAATCCTGTTGCAGCGATAGGTATGATTTTCACGTTAGTGGGAGCATTCATGTGGTTTTTTGGCTCTATTCTTCAAGCCATGGTGAGTCGCCAAAGGGAGTATTTAGCGGATGCAAGTTCTGTCCAATATACACGCAATCCTGCAGGGATCTCTAGTGCTTTAAAGAAGATCCAAAACTATAAACTTTCTGATATGCCAAAAAGTGGAAAACCTTTTGCTCATTTATACTTTAATGAGCATACCTCTTTTTGGCAGCGTTTATTCGCGAGTCATCCTCCAATTGAAGATCGTATTGCAGCGATTGAAGGTCATAAATATGTGGATCTTAATCAAAAATGATATTGCATTGCCCTCCCCTGCACTTAATGAAAAATTTCACAAAATTTTACTAAAGCACCTAAACTATCAAAGGAAAAAATTAAAATGTCTAGATAGTGTAGTCACGAGACTTCTGCCCATATAGCAATACATCTAATATGGACTGCAGCCAAGAATGAGGCTGTGTTCTTTGCATAACGGGTCGCTATTCCTCTCCAGCGCTTCAAATGTAAAAATGCATTTTCCACCAAATGCCTTAACTTATAGAGATCTTTATCGTATTCTCGACCAGTTATGCGATTCTTTCGTGGAGGAATCACTACTTGCATTCCCTGACTTATAGCTTGCTCAACGATTGCGTCGCTATCATATCCTTTGTCTGCCAGTAACCACTCAGCTGTAAGACCAGCGATCAAATTGCTTGCTTGAGTACAATCTGCTGTTGTGCCTTCTGTAATAATGACCCTGATCGGCAGACCATGCGCATCCACGGCAAGATGCAATTTTGTATTGAGCCCCCTTTTGTACGACTCATGCTCTGATTACCACCTTTAGCTCCCGCTGCATGAGGATGCACTTTACAATGCGAAGCATCTATCACAAGCCATTCATAATCTGGATCGTCAATCAGCACCTCAAGCAACCTTTCCCAGACTCTCTGATTGCGCCATCGGATAAATCGCCGATGAGTATTGCTCCAACAACCGTAATCTGGAGGCAAATCCCTCCATGGAGCTCCCGTTCTTAATATCCAAAATACTGCATTGATAAAAGTCCTATTATCTCTTGCTATACCACCCCAAGTCCCTCTTCTTCCTGGCAAATGAGGTCCCAGTAAATTCCAAACTCTGTCGGATATATCATGTCTTCTGTGCGCTTCCATAAGATGCTCCATTGATGAGCTTAGAAGAGTAGCACATTTAAGCATTTATTTCATTTCTCGTGACTACACTATCTAGGGTTTGCATTCTCATTTAGGTATTGTCGGCAAAGTTAATATAAGAGCGATTTGGCTTTAATAAGCAAATGAACGAGATGATTACGTGTCAAAAGAGCTGTTCGGCTAAAAATTTTTTACTATGCTTAAACTTTTGTTCATAATTTGTTTACCTTCCTTTATTTTGTAAAAAATGAGAATAATTTATTCTCATTAATTTTTTCTGAGAAAAAATGTAGAGTTTCGAATAAGCACAGAATAAAATTCTGAAAAGTATTTTTAAATCTTTTACTGTCATTCATGGTAACCACTATCGCCATTATCATGATTATGAAATTTTTCTGCTAAAACATAGAAAATTTTTTGATAATTTGAAATTTAATGATATAAATTGGATCTTAATTTTAAAGATTTTCAGGATTTTGAAATGGATAACCCTAAAATTGACATTTTGCTAGCTACTTATCAAGGCTCTAGATATATTGACGAGCAAATTAGTTCGATTATAGAACAAACTTATCAAAATTTTCATTTGTGGATAAGAGATGACAATTCTTCCGATCAAACAGGGCAATTATTAAATCAATGGGCACTAGCCTACCCTCAAAAAATTACTTTGATTTTGAGCGATAAAAATTTAGGAATTACTCAAAATTTTTCATGCCTTTTAGATTATGCGCAGGCCCCTTACATTTGCCTTGCTGATCAAGACGACAAATGGCTTCCGCATAAATTAGAATGGAGTCTAAAAAAGATGCAAGAATTAGAAAAAAAGCACGGGCATGCGACTCCCCTACTTATTCATTCAGACTTAGTTGTTGCATCAAAAGATTTGTCTATTATCCATCCCTCATTTTGGAAGTATACACGTTTAAATCCTCATTTGACGAGCCTGAATCGTCTTTTAATTCAAAATAACGTGACAGGATGCACTTCAATGATAAATCGATCTTTAGTTGAACTCGCAAAACCCATTCCTGAAAATGTCGCAATGCACGATTGGTGGCTAGCTTTAGTAGCCTCTTGTTTTGGAGTAATCGGAAATATTAAGCAACCTACGTTACTGTACCGGCAGCATGTTTCAAACGATACTGGAGCTAAACAAAACAGTATTTTAAACTATTTTACTCAAAATTCTAAGGAAAAAAATAAAAAGGTAGATGCAGCACTTCTCTCCTATCATCACGCAGAAATGATATTAGAGCGGTATAAACTATTACTGAACGAGAAGAATAGAAACATATTGCAGTCTTACGCAAAATTAAGGACATTACCGTATGTCAAGCAAAAACTTCAAACTTTAAAATATCAATTTTATAAACAAGGGTTTCTGCGATTTTTGAAAACATTCCTTTGTCAATATTGATAATTTTATAGAGAAATAAAATTTAAACTTGCCTATAGGCGATATTAATTAAAACATGGCCTATAGAATAAAATGTTATCGAAGATCTTTAATTTCATTTACAACTAGAATAATTAAACCAATTTCATTTTTCATAGCAACACTTTCCAATATAGATTCAGAATTGGCCCCTATTATTTTTTTAACTAAAGCTTCGTGTCGTTTAGTAAAATCTTGATAATTTATAAGTTTTATTATATTTCTGGACATCTCATTGTTATGTTTAGCAATGTTGAAATTTACAGTAGCTAATTTCCTACCAACTAAAACTGGGCAGTTGTAAGTACCATCTTTGAATCTTAATTGATTTAACGTTTCAATTTTAAGTTTTTCCAGCTTGCAATTTTTACTTGGCGTGACTGGTTTTTTAGTTGCTCCTGCCGGAGTTATACCTTTTGTTTTTGTAGGACTTCTTGTTGTGATTATAGCAGAGGCGGATTTTCTTAGTTTTGCAGCAGCTTCACGTTTTCTATCATTTAAACTTTCCAGTTCTTGAAAATAAGATACAAGAGTTTCAATTTTATTATCCTCTTCATCTGAGCTTTCCAGATAATCTTTCCATAGGACATCTTTTTTCAAGGTTTGCACCAATTCACAATCATCATATTCTTTTAATTTAAACGTCGATATATCTAAAACCATAGAAATTTGCTCTTTCAATCTTCTTGGCACATGGGGATTAGTATCATTAAGTAGTAATAAATGGGGATTTAAAATATTTGCTGGATTTGGTTTAGTAAATGGGGGTCTTGCAGCATTTATTCTTGAAGGGCTTAAGGGAGGTGTTGTTGAAAATTTTGTTTTTCCTTTTTTACCATTCTTTTTTATAGCTACTTTAAGTGATTCTATGAGTGAAATTTGAACAGGTGGAGTTTGCTTAGGAGAACGTTTATTAATGCTAATGCCATCAATGGGAGTTGACTTTGAAAGTTTATTTGCTGTCGCTTGCAGAG
This window contains:
- a CDS encoding efflux transporter outer membrane subunit, with amino-acid sequence MQVIKFFIFPTLNRFLILLLICVSFQSCRLIAPYQAPLITTPQVWKNASKISTPEKWEKDSVNEGPSNLAKKETSSFNQEQEQRFEQSKKDLDYWWEIFDDPILNKLEEQALELNHTLGAAFERVIQSRAIARIDRASLFPTVNFSPSYARSGMLQKNALGKAIPSSQQNNPPDAMFSNLPQTVRGIQSQYFLSFDFNYELDLWSKLTNTYESAIFRSQASTQAYLSILLTLTADIASNYFQLRDLDSQQAILQRTIEARQKAFDINQARFNAGLIVYSDVSRAKVELARARSDLANIQRLRSLQENIIATLTGTPATVFSIKFNPINALPPSIPTGLPSELLYRRPDIAEAERNLAASYAEIGIAYASFFPTMNLNAGFGLESPFVHSLISWKARLWEIGLNLIQTVFDGGRNCANLAFTKSRFRETLANYQENVLIAFQDVEDSLVNLRQKALQAEALEAGVKAAKETLKLSQMRYERGLINYLDVVDAERTLLETEQNTVIVLGERYISTIRLIKALGGGWNTQFYNPKCWETD
- a CDS encoding LemA family protein, with protein sequence MATALLILLGIVIVVFLWGMGVYNTLVRLRNQVNNAWGQIDVQLQRRYDLIPNLVEAVKGYMSYEKNTLEAVISARNQAQAARGQITQSGGPTESSASAVKKLVTADAAVRGAVTNIMALAENYPQLKASENMQQLQEELSSTENKVAFARQAYNDNVMLYNTAQQEFPAVLFVTIFGHHSVELFQIDDQKAKLAPKISFD
- a CDS encoding IS5 family transposase (programmed frameshift), whose product is MEAHRRHDISDRVWNLLGPHLPGRRGTWGGIARDNRTFINAVFWILRTGAPWRDLPPDYGCWSNTHRRFIRWRNQRVWERLLEVLIDDPDYEWLVIDASHCKVHPHAAGAKGGNQSMSPYKRGLNTKLHLAVDAHGLPIRVIITEGTTADCTQASNLIAGLTAEWLLADKGYDSDAIVEQAISQGMQVVIPPRKNRITGREYDKDLYKLRHLVENAFLHLKRWRGIATRYAKNTASFLAAVHIRCIAIWAEVS
- a CDS encoding M48 family metallopeptidase, which gives rise to MAMNFWEAQREAKTKTTLYLVIFFILTLISATLAEILMRGFAQDGYHTDFPYIGLGFLSVIFCVAGFNYMNYLQNGGSYVAESLGARLVDPNTRDGKERQLLNIVEEIALATSLPIPPVYILEAQEINAFAAGTSYDNAAITVTQGCLLALNRDELQGVLAHEFGHIYNRDMLIGMRVAAMIMGFFIVSYIGLRMLQTAPYARRDDKEERKSGNPVAAIGMIFTLVGAFMWFFGSILQAMVSRQREYLADASSVQYTRNPAGISSALKKIQNYKLSDMPKSGKPFAHLYFNEHTSFWQRLFASHPPIEDRIAAIEGHKYVDLNQK
- a CDS encoding YihY/virulence factor BrkB family protein, producing MTDSQQHIHSSPSPEKFISPSFFKRCFRVLVNTCKGFIDDDCYAKASALTFYTLLSVVPVLAVLFGIAKGFGFEKALESELNQQFLEQKELVEKVIEFAYTWLKTVQGGVIAGIGTLTLLWTVFGLLNNIEMALNAIWKTRHTRPYSRKISDYLAAMLVAPLFLVTSSSINVFINTQITQTAHNNIIVEALSPFLFYLLKLFPYFLGWLLFTFVYLFMPNTKVYLRSALIAGIVAGTAFQIWQWIYIKFQIGVASYGAIYGSFAALPLFLIWLQFSWNILLAGAEMAFEIENDLFLPARRLTPLSNKAIALLITYRCVEAFVKNEMPLTDRALSHELGMSLNHLQLVLEALQSDRILSAISFHDKTIGYQPARAVESITTKKVCDAIDKSERLMASVRPSPQMDRINNFLKLIDESIENASDNQSLYTYVSQKADMN
- a CDS encoding ABC transporter ATP-binding protein; protein product: MFNTSSSTPKTLKQFWILLTNRWAFGCFALLTFQQLIEASSTIWLVIIVKKITAGEAFFSYLFIYLTSLVFPYIPGCMASIIKISWRQEAQRSFINAFVSSNRNQIGEWNNKGIREEKLSILTAEAPNALQTLIDYVYDLYAYVISVFFNIFALSIVVEPLFGLAYAISVLTVLVVMKAKRRLQRRLTKKALTARIDLYQSLLAAWDNVLLGNRYNFKLWEDRTTQRLNRCLQKNVDLERFDQVLAIVISLLTCIPSLIVVVYHVYTNRHSVANLTAFLVTLPILFNILSYTYQTLSLIFRWTMHRSKLLSIYKTIQPATDAQQMMEKKIKWSKIQLDASNLPKTDHVSLSVPPTLSSHLDLLTFTQQSGRITLRGENGAGKSTVLMLVKNALCDRAFFLPTQNQLSFISETNKYSTGESLRSRLLEIIDKVDVDVLLLDEWDANLDKDNRESLSALIDELAEKKCVIEVCHR